One window of the Tachyglossus aculeatus isolate mTacAcu1 chromosome 12, mTacAcu1.pri, whole genome shotgun sequence genome contains the following:
- the NPY1R gene encoding neuropeptide Y receptor type 1, protein MNTTAFSYVDNHSVDYNFSEKNSQFLPFEHDECHVPLTMVFTLALAYGAVIILGISGNLALIIIILKQKEMRNVTNILIVNLSFSDLLVTIMCLPFTFVYTLMDHWVFGEPMCKLNPFVQCVSVTVSIFSLVLIAIERHQLIINPRGWRPNNRHAFVGIAVIWVLAVASSLPFVIYQVLSNEPFQNVTLDAFKDKYVCFDQFPSDSHRLSYTTVLSVLQYFGPLCFIFICYFKIYIRLKRRNNMMDKMRDNKYRSTETKRINIMLLSIVVAFAVCWLPLTVFNTVFDWNHQIIATCNHNLLFLLCHLTAMISTCVNPIFYGFLNKNFQRDLQFFFNFCDFRSRDDDYETIAMSTMHTDVSKTSLKQASPVAVKKINPDEDTEKI, encoded by the exons ACCATTCCGTCGACTATAATTTTTCAGAGAAGAATTCCCAGTTTCTGCCCTTTGAGCATGACGAGTGTCATGTGCCCTTGACTATGGTCTTTACGTTGGCCCTGGCTTATGGAGCCGTCATCATCCTGGGGATCTCCGGGAATCTggccttgatcatcatcatcttaaagCAGAAGGAGATGAGGAACGTCACCAATATCCTCATCGTGAATCTCTCCTTCTCGGACCTTCTGGTGACAATTATGTGTCTCCCCTTTACTTTTGTTTACACTCTGATGGACCACTGGGTCTTCGGTGAGCCAATGTGCAAACTGAATCCTTTCGTGCAGTGCGTCTCCGTCACCGTCTCCATTTTCTCCCTGGTTCTCATCGCCATCGAACGCCATCAGCTGATCATCAATCCCCGCGGCTGGAGGCCCAATAACAGACACGCGTTTGTGGGGATCGCGGTCATCTGGGTCCTCGCGGTGGCGTCTTCTCTGCCTTTCGTGATCTACCAGGTACTGTCCAACGAGCCGTTCCAAAACGTGACGCTTGACGCGTTCAAGGACAAGTACGTGTGCTTTGATCAGTTTCCTTCAGACTCTCACAGACTCTCTTATACCACCGTTCTCTCGGTGCTCCAGTACTTTGGCCCACTCTGTTTTATATTCATTTGCTACTTCAAG ATCTACATCCGTTTGAAAAGGAGGAACAACATGATGGACAAGATGAGAGACAATAAGTACAGGTCTACTGAAACCAAAAGAATCAATATCATGCTCCTGTCCATCGTGGTCGCCTTTGCCGTCTGCTGGCTGCCGCTCACCGTCTTCAACACCGTGTTCGACTGGAATCACCAGATCATTGCCACCTGCAATCATAACCTGCTGTTCCTGCTTTGCCACCTCACGGCCATGATCTCCACCTGCGTCAACCCCATCTTTTATGGATTCCTCAACAAGAACTTCCAGAGAGACTTACAGTTCTTCTTTAACTTTTGTGATTTTCGGTCCCGGGATGATGACTATGAAACCATAGCCATGTCCACCATGCACACAGACGTTTCCAAGACGTCTTTAAAACAAGCAAGCCCAGTTGCGGTTAAAAAAATCAACCCTGATGAGGATACCGAAAAAATCTGA